The following proteins come from a genomic window of Caldisericia bacterium:
- a CDS encoding heterodisulfide reductase subunit A-like protein yields the protein MKGLILCVCQGTCPSFHQMNIFEVLNTLRREELVDFVSIHPQLCADDGDNYLTTLLSTNGKIDKLYIAGCDPKMQIKMFRDAFEKAGFDKTKHYGVDIRNMTTEQAIEAIKNLIKKTES from the coding sequence ATGAAAGGATTAATTTTATGTGTTTGTCAAGGAACATGTCCATCTTTTCACCAAATGAACATTTTTGAAGTTTTAAACACTTTAAGAAGAGAAGAACTTGTTGATTTTGTTTCTATCCATCCTCAACTTTGTGCAGATGATGGTGATAATTACTTAACAACTCTTTTATCAACTAATGGAAAAATTGATAAACTTTACATTGCAGGTTGTGATCCAAAAATGCAAATTAAAATGTTTAGAGACGCCTTTGAAAAAGCAGGTTTTGATAAAACAAAGCACTATGGAGTTGACATTAGAAATATGACAACTGAACAGGCAATTGAAGCAATTAAAAATTTGATTAAAAAGACTGAAAGTTAA
- a CDS encoding dihydroorotase family protein: MKLVVGGMVYYNGKVENLDILIEKEKIIGIGKFSTENKEIIDATGFLILPGGIDSHVHFNDPGFTHREDFESGSKASVSSGITTVIDMPCTSIPQVKDKESLYKKLDEIKNKSYVDYALYGGVTGDMIRDKKFKDIENLYSEGVVGFKIYSYSSAPYFEHLSYGEMYELFKYFKKEDILFTLHAEDYSITKHYMELAQKKEDLSEGEKWILARPYLAEVISILISSRLIKDTNLRLNITHISTSEGVKLVKERKDEGVKIFCETTPHHLLLTQDDLIKNPKLVKTSPPVRCYENRELMWKFLKEGFIDGVCSDHFSGEWENEKNKENIFEVAAGISGIDTIFPLIFSEGVMKGRISLSKFVEVMSENPAKIFKLYPRKGKIEIGFDADLVFIDLNRVWKIEGKNFYSKGKYTPFENWKIYGKVVKTMLRGEIVFDENKGFLVEKGFGRFLRRID; the protein is encoded by the coding sequence ATGAAATTAGTGGTAGGTGGGATGGTTTATTATAATGGAAAAGTTGAGAATTTAGATATTTTAATTGAAAAAGAAAAAATTATTGGTATAGGAAAATTTTCAACAGAAAATAAAGAAATAATTGACGCAACTGGTTTCTTAATTCTTCCTGGAGGCATTGATTCTCATGTTCATTTCAACGATCCTGGTTTTACGCATAGGGAAGATTTTGAGTCTGGAAGTAAAGCATCGGTTTCATCTGGAATAACAACAGTTATAGATATGCCATGTACTTCCATTCCTCAAGTAAAGGATAAGGAATCACTTTATAAAAAACTTGATGAGATTAAAAATAAATCCTATGTTGATTATGCACTTTATGGTGGGGTTACAGGTGATATGATAAGGGATAAAAAATTTAAAGATATAGAAAATTTATATTCAGAAGGTGTTGTAGGTTTTAAAATTTATTCTTACAGTTCAGCACCTTATTTTGAACATTTATCTTATGGAGAGATGTATGAACTTTTTAAATATTTTAAAAAAGAAGATATTCTTTTTACTTTACATGCAGAAGATTATTCAATAACAAAACATTATATGGAATTAGCACAAAAAAAAGAAGATTTGAGTGAAGGTGAAAAATGGATTCTTGCAAGACCATATCTTGCAGAAGTTATCTCTATTCTAATTTCATCAAGATTAATTAAAGATACAAATTTAAGGTTAAATATAACACATATATCAACAAGTGAAGGAGTAAAACTTGTTAAAGAGAGAAAAGATGAGGGTGTTAAGATTTTTTGTGAAACAACCCCACATCATCTCCTATTAACTCAAGATGATTTAATAAAAAATCCAAAACTTGTTAAAACATCTCCGCCTGTGAGATGTTATGAAAATAGAGAACTCATGTGGAAATTTTTAAAAGAAGGTTTTATAGATGGAGTTTGTTCAGACCACTTTTCTGGCGAATGGGAAAATGAAAAAAATAAAGAAAATATTTTTGAAGTAGCAGCAGGAATTTCAGGAATTGATACAATTTTTCCTCTTATTTTTTCAGAAGGAGTTATGAAAGGAAGAATCTCTTTAAGTAAATTTGTTGAAGTTATGAGTGAAAATCCAGCAAAAATTTTTAAACTATATCCAAGAAAAGGAAAAATTGAAATTGGTTTTGATGCAGATTTAGTTTTTATTGATTTAAATAGAGTTTGGAAAATCGAAGGTAAGAATTTCTATTCAAAAGGAAAATATACTCCTTTTGAGAATTGGAAAATCTATGGAAAAGTTGTTAAAACAATGTTAAGAGGAGAGATTGTTTTTGATGAAAATAAAGGCTTTCTTGTTGAAAAGGGATTTGGTAGATTCTTAAGAAGAATTGATTGA
- a CDS encoding Clp1/GlmU family protein yields the protein MINKIIVPSEWEELKEKFLSKGKKLIVLGGSDSGKSTFILYLANSIASTGKKVGILDLDIGQSNIGPPGTIGYGVLEKEIESLDSLQPKKMVFIGAVSPKGNLLQIVVGARKLLDSMEMENLDYILIDTTGLVDGLIAEVLKHNKIECLNPDFIVLFQKENERENLIKPFLYDGKEIVRLKINEIVRERSRIERIEYRNRKFSEYFKNSKRVEIFFKEHNILGYNINKFDPINNSIVGLLDKERFLLYLGILEKFNREKMSIIIDSPIGEEKGIKYIKFSNLIYNIKTFAPS from the coding sequence GTGATCAATAAAATAATTGTTCCTTCAGAATGGGAAGAGTTAAAAGAGAAATTCTTATCTAAAGGAAAAAAATTAATAGTTTTAGGGGGTTCTGATTCTGGAAAATCAACTTTTATTCTTTATTTAGCAAATTCTATTGCATCAACTGGTAAAAAAGTTGGCATTTTGGATCTTGATATAGGTCAATCCAATATTGGTCCTCCTGGAACAATTGGATATGGAGTACTTGAGAAAGAGATCGAGAGTTTAGATTCACTCCAACCTAAAAAGATGGTTTTTATTGGTGCAGTATCACCTAAGGGAAATCTTCTTCAAATTGTTGTTGGTGCAAGAAAATTACTTGATTCAATGGAAATGGAAAATTTAGATTATATTTTAATTGATACAACTGGTTTAGTAGATGGATTAATTGCTGAAGTTTTAAAACATAACAAAATAGAATGTTTAAATCCAGATTTCATCGTTTTATTTCAAAAAGAAAATGAAAGAGAAAATTTGATAAAGCCATTTTTATATGATGGAAAAGAGATAGTTAGATTAAAAATTAATGAGATTGTAAGAGAAAGATCAAGAATAGAAAGAATTGAATATAGAAATAGAAAATTTAGTGAATATTTTAAAAATTCAAAAAGAGTAGAAATTTTCTTTAAAGAGCATAACATTTTAGGTTATAATATAAATAAATTTGATCCAATTAACAATTCAATAGTTGGTCTTCTTGATAAAGAAAGATTTTTACTTTATCTTGGTATTTTAGAAAAATTCAACAGAGAAAAAATGTCAATTATAATTGACTCACCTATAGGAGAAGAGAAAGGAATAAAATATATAAAATTCTCTAATCTAATTTACAATATAAAAACATTTGCCCCCTCTTAA
- a CDS encoding DUF6391 domain-containing protein: MIIFLFFLIFFLPIILFLFLFPLGYLFYGLLNILTIPLQIIEIAINKNLRKNHALEHATINVIEEEMNKRGILSGYARENGFYVFGRIDPEILLKASEIGREKLILGETHYAIHERCGTSIGVASFLTIIFFLLLIILTSSFNIFLLLIAIILGQILGPPLGKLTQKYFTTDPDVSDIKIVSVEYNPTNIYGPFGILYPSMPSSFFIRTERIKTFRVL; the protein is encoded by the coding sequence ATGATAATTTTTCTATTTTTCTTAATTTTCTTTTTACCAATAATTCTTTTTCTTTTCCTCTTTCCTTTAGGATATTTATTTTATGGTTTATTAAATATTTTAACTATCCCTCTTCAAATTATCGAAATAGCAATCAATAAAAACTTAAGGAAAAATCATGCTTTAGAGCATGCAACAATTAATGTTATTGAAGAAGAGATGAACAAAAGAGGTATTCTTTCAGGTTATGCAAGAGAGAATGGCTTCTATGTTTTTGGAAGAATCGATCCAGAAATTTTGCTTAAAGCGAGTGAAATTGGAAGAGAAAAACTTATTTTAGGTGAAACTCATTATGCAATACATGAGAGATGTGGAACAAGTATTGGTGTTGCATCATTTTTGACAATTATATTTTTTCTTTTACTTATAATATTAACATCTTCATTTAACATATTCCTTTTACTTATTGCAATTATTTTAGGTCAAATTTTAGGGCCTCCTCTTGGTAAATTAACTCAAAAATATTTCACCACTGATCCAGATGTTAGTGATATTAAAATAGTTAGTGTGGAGTATAATCCAACAAATATTTATGGTCCTTTTGGTATACTTTATCCAAGTATGCCTTCTTCCTTCTTTATAAGAACAGAAAGAATAAAAACTTTTAGAGTTTTATGA
- a CDS encoding decaprenyl-phosphate phosphoribosyltransferase produces the protein MKTYFSLLRVKHWIKNLFVFAPIIFSKNLFNLELFNKTLITFFLLSLLTSGLYILNDIFDLDSDLEHPEKRNRPLPSGKVNKNFALTLSIILITLPITLSLFIDHALTIIFFIYLILNFLYSFLIKRLVIIDVFIIAINFILRIFSGSVVTKITVSNWLILCTLFLSLFLGFAKRRFEIVLLGENAHKHREVLSSYSVELLDKLIVILSTATILSYSLYSVSTETKEKFGEGFIFTIPIVLYGILRYFYLIYEKKEGEPIKLVTEDLPLILTILIWIIFSIFIIYK, from the coding sequence ATGAAAACTTATTTTTCTCTTTTAAGAGTAAAACATTGGATAAAAAATCTTTTTGTCTTTGCTCCTATAATTTTTTCTAAAAATTTATTCAATTTAGAGTTATTTAATAAAACTTTAATAACTTTTTTTCTTCTCTCCCTACTTACCAGTGGGCTATATATTTTAAATGATATTTTTGATCTTGATAGTGACTTGGAACATCCTGAGAAAAGAAATAGACCACTTCCAAGTGGTAAAGTTAATAAAAATTTTGCCCTAACTCTATCAATAATTTTAATAACATTGCCAATAACTCTCTCTCTTTTTATTGATCATGCTTTAACAATTATATTTTTTATTTATTTAATTTTAAATTTCTTATACTCTTTTTTAATTAAGAGATTAGTAATAATTGATGTATTTATAATTGCAATTAACTTTATTTTAAGAATTTTTTCTGGTTCTGTGGTAACAAAAATTACAGTATCAAATTGGTTAATTTTATGCACACTTTTTTTATCTCTTTTTTTAGGTTTTGCAAAGAGAAGATTTGAAATTGTTCTTTTAGGAGAGAATGCACATAAACATAGAGAAGTCCTGTCCTCTTATTCAGTCGAACTTCTTGATAAATTAATTGTTATTTTATCAACTGCAACAATTCTTTCTTATTCACTTTATTCTGTTTCAACTGAAACAAAAGAAAAGTTTGGAGAAGGTTTTATTTTTACAATTCCTATAGTTCTTTATGGAATTTTGAGATATTTTTATTTAATCTATGAAAAAAAAGAGGGAGAGCCAATAAAACTTGTAACAGAAGATTTGCCACTAATTTTAACAATTTTGATCTGGATTATTTTTTCAATTTTCATTATCTATAAATAA
- a CDS encoding ferredoxin family protein, translating to MSKNWYPVIDYEKCISCFSCVEFCPHNVYEVINGKVEVIRPENCVDFCKGCLKGACPTGAINFIGSKVRIALDGGEKK from the coding sequence ATGTCTAAAAATTGGTATCCTGTAATTGATTATGAAAAATGCATTTCTTGTTTCTCTTGTGTTGAATTTTGTCCTCATAATGTTTATGAGGTTATTAATGGAAAGGTTGAAGTTATAAGACCTGAAAATTGTGTAGATTTTTGTAAAGGGTGTCTTAAAGGAGCATGTCCAACAGGTGCGATTAATTTTATTGGAAGTAAAGTTAGAATTGCATTAGATGGAGGTGAGAAAAAATGA
- a CDS encoding cyclic 2,3-diphosphoglycerate synthase, protein MRKRVIIMGAAGRDFHNFNTFFKDNEEYEVIAFTATQIPNIENRKYPSSLAGKLYPNGIPIYPEEELPELIKKFNVDYVVFSYSDVSHEYVMHRASIALASGANFLLLGPKHTQIESKKKVISICAVRTGSGKSQTTRRVVSIVKEMGLKPVVIRHPMPYGNLERQRVQRFETIEDLEKENCTIEEREEYEPHITRGVVVYAGVDYEAILRRAEEEGDIIIWDGGNNDFPFYKSDLKIVVADPLRLGHEITYHPGEVNFLSADVIVINKVDTSPFENVQILRNRIYELNPKAKVVEAASPIFIENYELIKGKRVLVVEDGPTLTHGNMSYGAGFIAAKKFGAKEIVDPRPYIKGSIKEAFIKYPQITQILPALGYGDEQLKELEEVINSIPADLVVVATPINLARVIKMNKESVRVLYELQEIGKPTLKEIIEEKFRK, encoded by the coding sequence ATGAGGAAAAGAGTAATAATAATGGGAGCAGCAGGCAGAGATTTCCACAATTTTAATACATTCTTTAAAGATAATGAAGAGTATGAAGTTATTGCTTTTACAGCAACACAAATTCCAAATATTGAAAATAGAAAATATCCTTCCTCTCTTGCAGGAAAACTATATCCGAATGGAATTCCAATTTATCCAGAAGAGGAACTACCAGAATTAATTAAAAAATTTAATGTCGATTATGTTGTTTTTTCCTACTCAGATGTATCTCATGAATATGTTATGCACAGAGCATCAATTGCTTTAGCAAGTGGTGCAAATTTTTTGCTATTAGGACCAAAACATACTCAAATTGAGAGTAAAAAGAAAGTTATTTCAATTTGTGCAGTGAGAACTGGAAGTGGAAAAAGTCAAACAACAAGAAGAGTTGTTAGTATAGTAAAAGAAATGGGTTTAAAACCTGTTGTTATAAGACATCCTATGCCATATGGGAACCTTGAAAGACAAAGAGTACAGAGATTTGAAACTATTGAAGATTTAGAAAAAGAAAATTGCACAATTGAAGAAAGGGAGGAATATGAACCCCATATAACAAGAGGTGTTGTTGTTTATGCTGGAGTAGATTATGAGGCTATTTTAAGAAGAGCAGAAGAAGAAGGAGATATAATTATTTGGGATGGTGGAAATAATGATTTTCCATTTTATAAATCTGATTTAAAAATTGTTGTTGCAGATCCATTAAGATTAGGTCATGAAATAACATATCATCCAGGAGAAGTGAATTTTCTTTCTGCAGATGTTATTGTAATTAATAAAGTTGATACTTCTCCATTTGAAAATGTTCAGATTTTAAGAAATAGAATTTATGAATTAAATCCTAAGGCTAAAGTAGTTGAAGCAGCATCTCCTATTTTTATTGAAAATTATGAGTTAATTAAAGGAAAAAGAGTTCTTGTTGTTGAAGATGGTCCAACACTTACTCATGGTAATATGTCTTATGGTGCAGGGTTTATTGCTGCTAAAAAATTTGGTGCTAAAGAGATTGTTGATCCAAGACCATATATAAAAGGCTCAATAAAAGAAGCATTCATTAAATACCCACAAATTACTCAAATACTTCCTGCATTAGGTTATGGAGATGAACAACTTAAGGAACTCGAAGAGGTAATAAATTCTATACCAGCAGATCTTGTTGTCGTTGCTACTCCAATTAATCTTGCAAGAGTTATAAAAATGAACAAAGAAAGTGTAAGAGTATTATATGAACTACAAGAAATTGGAAAACCAACACTCAAAGAGATTATTGAAGAAAAATTTAGGAAATAA
- a CDS encoding metalloregulator ArsR/SmtB family transcription factor: protein MYKYTKIFKVLSSEKRLKLLMLLLKEKQGFYVCEIADALEETHYNVSKYLQELKSINLVIEERSGRLVKYSINENLDPFLENLFHTILSIPEDYIKKNIFLLKLRVSLREKNKCVVGVNDPKWKKLIKDFKSEERVKTTNKGG from the coding sequence ATGTATAAATACACAAAAATTTTCAAAGTTTTGTCATCTGAAAAGAGATTAAAATTATTAATGCTATTATTAAAAGAGAAGCAAGGTTTTTATGTATGTGAAATTGCAGATGCTTTAGAAGAAACGCATTATAATGTTTCAAAATATTTACAAGAACTTAAAAGTATAAATTTAGTAATTGAAGAAAGATCGGGAAGATTAGTTAAATATTCAATAAATGAAAATCTTGATCCATTTTTAGAAAATCTTTTTCACACAATCTTATCTATTCCTGAAGATTATATCAAAAAAAACATATTTTTATTAAAATTGAGAGTCTCTTTAAGAGAAAAAAACAAATGTGTTGTTGGTGTAAATGATCCTAAATGGAAAAAATTAATTAAAGATTTTAAGAGTGAAGAGAGAGTAAAAACAACTAATAAAGGAGGTTAA
- the ade gene encoding adenine deaminase has protein sequence MGLKEKIEVAKEEREGDLILKGGKIVNVFDNSVEEGDIIIYEGEIVGVGKYSKAKEIYNIQGYYVSFGFFDSHIHIESTSLTPQEFAKAVVPKGTSVVVADPHEIANVAGIRGLKYMLSSSENLPIDIYFMLPSCVPSSPFENSGSRLTVEHLYPFLSHPKVLGLGEMMNYPGVLNGDNEVLRKLEYFKDKIIDGHSPFLLGNNLNGYLAAGVSSDHECTNLVEAREKLKKGMWIMIREGSVAKDLDALYPLINQNTYPRILLCSDDKHPGDLLKEGHINGILKKLVKKGIDPIVAIRLATLNPAIYFGLKKFGAIAPNFFANIVVLDDLINFEPKLVFYRGNLVAKDGVPMFSYERTKSEGGVKNTVNIKTLTYEKISVKALGDKINVIGVNKNSLITERFFVKPKIENGFVVPDISRDILKIVVVERHKATGNVGVGFIKGFKLKEGAIASTIAHDHHNIISVGTNDKDILLSISILESYGGGISIAKNGKILHILPLPYGGLMCDRSAKEVDEEYQKLLFITRKLGCTLDDPFMSLSFMALPVIPHLKITDLGLVDTDNFKIISLFEKG, from the coding sequence ATGGGACTAAAAGAGAAAATTGAAGTTGCAAAAGAAGAAAGAGAAGGGGATTTAATTCTTAAGGGAGGGAAAATTGTAAATGTTTTTGATAACTCTGTTGAAGAGGGAGATATTATAATTTATGAGGGTGAAATAGTAGGAGTAGGTAAATATTCAAAAGCAAAAGAGATATATAATATTCAAGGTTATTATGTATCTTTTGGTTTTTTTGATAGTCATATTCACATTGAAAGCACATCTTTAACACCTCAAGAATTTGCAAAAGCAGTTGTTCCAAAAGGTACAAGTGTTGTTGTTGCTGATCCACATGAAATTGCAAATGTAGCGGGAATTAGGGGTTTAAAATATATGCTTTCTTCTTCAGAAAATTTGCCAATTGATATTTATTTTATGCTTCCATCATGTGTTCCATCTTCTCCATTTGAAAATTCAGGTTCAAGATTAACAGTTGAACACCTTTATCCATTTTTATCTCATCCTAAAGTTTTAGGTCTTGGTGAAATGATGAATTATCCTGGTGTTTTAAATGGAGATAATGAAGTTTTAAGGAAATTAGAATATTTTAAAGATAAAATAATTGATGGACATTCACCTTTTCTTCTTGGTAATAATCTTAATGGTTATCTTGCCGCAGGGGTAAGTTCGGATCATGAATGTACAAATTTAGTTGAAGCAAGAGAAAAATTAAAAAAGGGGATGTGGATAATGATAAGAGAGGGTAGTGTTGCAAAAGATCTGGATGCTCTTTATCCTCTTATAAATCAAAACACTTATCCAAGAATTTTGTTATGTAGTGATGATAAACACCCAGGAGATTTGTTAAAAGAGGGACATATAAATGGAATTTTGAAAAAATTGGTAAAAAAAGGAATAGATCCTATAGTTGCTATAAGACTTGCGACACTAAATCCAGCAATTTACTTTGGTTTAAAAAAATTTGGTGCTATTGCGCCTAACTTTTTTGCAAATATTGTTGTTCTTGATGATCTTATTAATTTTGAACCAAAACTCGTTTTTTATAGAGGAAATCTTGTTGCAAAAGATGGGGTTCCTATGTTTTCATATGAGAGAACAAAATCTGAAGGAGGAGTTAAAAACACTGTTAATATTAAAACATTAACATATGAAAAAATTAGTGTAAAAGCCTTAGGTGATAAGATAAATGTAATAGGTGTAAATAAAAATTCATTGATAACTGAAAGATTTTTTGTTAAACCAAAAATTGAAAATGGTTTTGTTGTACCAGATATATCTCGAGACATTTTAAAGATAGTTGTTGTTGAAAGACACAAAGCAACTGGTAATGTTGGGGTTGGTTTTATTAAAGGTTTTAAATTAAAAGAAGGAGCAATTGCATCTACTATTGCTCATGATCATCATAATATAATCTCTGTTGGAACTAATGATAAAGATATTCTACTTTCAATATCTATTCTTGAATCTTATGGAGGAGGTATATCAATTGCAAAAAATGGAAAAATTTTACATATTCTACCTCTTCCATATGGAGGTCTCATGTGTGATAGAAGTGCAAAAGAGGTAGATGAGGAATATCAAAAACTTTTATTTATAACAAGAAAACTTGGATGTACTCTTGATGACCCATTTATGTCACTTTCTTTTATGGCTCTTCCTGTAATTCCTCATTTAAAGATAACTGATTTAGGTCTTGTTGATACAGATAATTTTAAAATTATCTCTTTATTTGAAAAGGGGTGA
- a CDS encoding diguanylate cyclase yields the protein MTIKNKLLILTSIIIFISILSIIIFIYFVTKIHINNNIEFRVQVYKQSLLSLLEGEKSKLNLILNDYANWTELGEYAVVKKDKEWIEENLFPWVKENFGFDLILLIKDDGEIIVNSFIDDLDTSNFILKDGKTKFGYYVTNRGLILYSTSGVYDNDGINFYNAYLTFGYLINEKTLKNYKDILDMDIQLITENYIISTDPTLKKFTLEEEKKTYQYIDNYICTFLPIYNENGEKIAEFYIHKFDDFPRKLMDSMYSGILIAMIITFISAFVINILVVLNILKPLIKFEGITKKIAEGRYDVKLNFNREDEIGYLAKSFKKMIEKILNRENELKKEREKLIESSYRDPLTEVYNRKYLIEYVEKLINDKRKFSIVFLDLDNFKLIDDVLGHKTGDEILKKIAIWFQNNLRKDDIVARYGGDEFCLILHDVDKKRSEEIVERLYKLFTLESFYPEDIPIGFSFGIATYPDDADNLDKLLTLADTKMYKMKELRFKQEG from the coding sequence ATGACAATAAAAAATAAACTTTTAATTTTAACTTCAATTATAATTTTTATATCAATTTTAAGCATAATAATATTTATCTATTTTGTTACTAAAATTCATATAAACAACAATATTGAATTTAGAGTACAAGTTTATAAACAAAGTCTTTTATCACTATTAGAAGGAGAAAAAAGTAAATTAAATCTCATTCTTAATGATTACGCAAATTGGACTGAGTTAGGGGAATATGCAGTAGTGAAAAAAGATAAAGAATGGATAGAAGAAAATCTTTTTCCATGGGTCAAAGAAAATTTTGGTTTTGATTTAATTCTTTTAATAAAAGATGATGGTGAAATTATAGTAAACTCTTTTATTGATGATTTAGATACTTCAAATTTTATTTTGAAAGATGGGAAAACAAAATTTGGATATTATGTAACAAATAGAGGTCTAATCTTATATTCAACTTCAGGAGTTTATGATAATGATGGAATTAATTTTTATAACGCATATTTAACATTTGGATATCTCATAAATGAAAAAACTTTAAAAAATTATAAAGATATTTTAGACATGGATATTCAATTGATAACTGAAAATTACATAATTTCTACTGATCCAACACTTAAAAAATTTACATTAGAAGAAGAGAAAAAAACTTATCAATATATAGATAATTATATTTGTACATTTTTACCAATTTATAATGAAAATGGAGAAAAAATCGCAGAATTCTATATTCATAAATTTGACGACTTTCCACGCAAATTAATGGATTCAATGTACTCAGGAATTTTAATTGCAATGATAATAACATTTATTTCTGCTTTTGTAATAAATATTTTAGTTGTTTTAAATATCTTAAAACCTCTAATAAAATTTGAGGGTATTACTAAAAAAATTGCAGAAGGAAGGTATGATGTAAAACTAAATTTTAATAGAGAAGATGAAATAGGTTACTTAGCAAAAAGTTTTAAAAAGATGATTGAGAAAATTTTAAATCGAGAGAATGAATTGAAAAAAGAGAGGGAAAAATTAATTGAGAGTTCTTATAGAGACCCACTTACAGAAGTTTATAATAGGAAATATCTTATTGAATATGTTGAGAAATTGATAAATGATAAAAGAAAATTTTCAATTGTATTTCTTGATCTTGATAACTTTAAGTTAATAGATGATGTTCTTGGACACAAAACAGGAGATGAGATATTAAAGAAAATAGCAATCTGGTTTCAAAATAATTTAAGAAAAGATGATATTGTTGCAAGATATGGGGGAGATGAATTTTGTTTAATACTTCATGATGTGGATAAAAAGAGAAGTGAAGAGATAGTTGAAAGATTATATAAACTTTTTACCCTTGAATCATTTTATCCTGAAGATATTCCAATTGGATTTAGTTTTGGAATTGCAACTTATCCAGACGATGCAGATAATCTTGACAAACTTTTAACTCTTGCAGATACAAAGATGTATAAAATGAAAGAATTAAGATTTAAACAGGAAGGGTAA
- a CDS encoding metal-dependent hydrolase: MRSLITYLGHSSFSIKYSQGEILIDPFFEIENDFIEKTKITYIFLTHGHQDHIGKTLELYKKFNLKIAGAYELMLFLNSKGVREEDLISINFGGFIEFPFGKVKMVYALHSSSTLNDGKIVYTGNPCGYIFKFEDRTIYHMGDTGLSYEFKLIGELEKINVLLIPIGGVFTMDIDDAINAVKMINSEYVIPMHYNTFDEIKCDPILFKRRVESETLSKCIILKKGESF; this comes from the coding sequence ATGAGAAGTTTAATAACATATTTAGGTCATTCATCATTTTCAATAAAATATTCTCAAGGAGAAATATTAATTGATCCCTTTTTTGAAATTGAAAATGATTTTATTGAAAAAACTAAAATAACATACATCTTTTTGACTCATGGACATCAAGACCATATAGGAAAAACTCTTGAACTATATAAAAAGTTTAATCTAAAAATTGCAGGTGCTTATGAATTGATGTTGTTTTTAAATAGTAAAGGAGTAAGGGAAGAAGATTTAATTTCAATTAATTTTGGAGGATTTATAGAATTTCCATTTGGGAAAGTCAAGATGGTTTATGCACTTCACTCATCATCTACACTTAATGATGGAAAAATTGTTTATACTGGAAATCCATGTGGTTATATTTTTAAATTTGAAGATAGAACAATCTATCACATGGGAGATACAGGTCTATCTTATGAATTTAAACTCATTGGAGAGTTAGAAAAGATAAATGTTTTGTTAATTCCAATAGGAGGAGTTTTTACAATGGATATCGATGACGCAATAAATGCAGTTAAGATGATTAACAGTGAATATGTAATACCAATGCACTATAATACATTTGATGAAATTAAGTGTGATCCAATATTATTTAAGAGAAGAGTTGAAAGTGAGACGCTCTCTAAATGTATAATCTTAAAGAAAGGTGAAAGTTTCTAA
- a CDS encoding gamma carbonic anhydrase family protein, producing the protein MIRDFKDFKPQIGKNSWISETAIIIGNVKIGDNVGIWFGAVLRGDVAPIEIGNNTNIQDNAVIHSEVGYPTKIGNGVTIGHNSIIHGCEIGDDTLVGMGAIILNGAKIGKNCIIGAGSVITEGKVIEDNSLVLGVPGKVVRKVTNEEIKRIKENALSYIALKGEYEK; encoded by the coding sequence TTGATAAGAGATTTTAAAGATTTTAAACCTCAAATTGGAAAAAATTCTTGGATAAGCGAAACTGCAATAATAATTGGTAATGTTAAAATAGGTGATAATGTGGGTATTTGGTTTGGTGCTGTTTTAAGAGGAGATGTTGCACCAATTGAAATTGGAAATAATACAAATATACAAGATAATGCTGTTATTCATTCTGAAGTTGGTTATCCTACAAAAATTGGTAATGGAGTAACAATAGGTCATAATTCTATTATTCATGGATGTGAAATTGGTGATGATACATTAGTTGGAATGGGTGCAATTATTCTAAATGGTGCAAAAATAGGAAAAAATTGCATAATTGGTGCTGGTTCTGTTATTACGGAAGGAAAGGTTATAGAAGATAATTCTCTCGTTTTGGGTGTTCCTGGTAAAGTTGTTAGAAAAGTTACAAATGAAGAGATAAAAAGAATAAAAGAAAATGCTCTATCTTACATTGCTCTTAAAGGAGAGTATGAAAAGTAA